A single genomic interval of Helianthus annuus cultivar XRQ/B chromosome 13, HanXRQr2.0-SUNRISE, whole genome shotgun sequence harbors:
- the LOC110899781 gene encoding protein LURP-one-related 10 codes for MMAQPSGAPVFHPFSVISPEFIAPESLEIIVDKYPCRSLVITDINHKILLKVKPCDTTFHRQRVLLDANDKPISMLRDKGMSMHSRWNVFKGESKSNSDMIFSASKEHAVFQFKINIRVMLANKMRSNESCDFRIKGSWSKGNFTIYMGDSSTAIAEMSKPQALKYAADKFTMTIQLNMDYAFVVALFAIVDAIENPDEVKKGSGGSVGAAFDVLGAVGSLGN; via the exons ATGATGGCTCAACCTAGTGGTGCACCTGTATTCCATCCATTTTCTGTCATCAGTCCTGAGTTCATTGCACCAGAATCACTTGAAATTATAGTCGATAAGTATCCTTGTAGAAGCCTTGTGATCACTGATATTAATCATAAGATCTTGCTGAAAGTAAAACCGTGTGACACAACCTTCCATCGTCAGCGCGTGCTACTTGACGCTAACGACAAGCCCATCTCGATGCTCCGGGATAAG ggTATGAGTATGCATAGTAGATGGAATGTATTTAAGGGTGAAAGTAAATCCAATTCGGACATGATATTTAGTGCAAGTAAAGAACACGCAGTGTTCCAGTTTAAGATCAATATTAGAGTGATGTTGGCAAACAAAATGAGAAGCAATGAGTCATGTGATTTTAGGATCAAAGGGAGTTGGTCAAAGGGGAACTTCACTATATATATGGGAGATTCTTCAACAGCAATAGCCGAG ATGAGTAAACCCCAAGCTTTGAAGTACGCTGCGGACAAATTCACTATGACAATCCAACTTAACATGGACTATGCATTTGTGGTTGCACTTTTTGCAATTGTTGACGCCATTGAAAACCCTGATGAGGTTAAAAAAGGTTCCGGTGGGAGTGTTGGAGCTGCGTTTGATGTTCTTGGTGCTGTTGGTTCACTCGGGAATTAG
- the LOC110903396 gene encoding root allergen protein — protein MSTASIELEFTSPFSRETVFKAFGDFHTIAPEVIPQVFKSIETVEGDGGVGTIRLFTFGDGVPFTSGKYKQGAIDATNFSYNYSFFEGDNLMGILDSIDHYVNIVPSADGGSVFKQTVIYNCKGDDKPSADILNFEKEIYEKTYKAIEAYAVAHPETY, from the exons ATGAGTACTGCTAGCATTGAGCTTGAATTTACATCCCCATTCTCCCGTGAGACGGTTTTTAAGGCTTTCGGTGATTTCCACACTATTGCACCTGAAGTCATTCCTCAAGTTTTCAAGTCCATTGAGACCGTTGAAGGTGATGGAGGCGTTGGAACAATAAGACTATTCACATTTGGCGATG GTGTTCCATTCACAAGTGGAAAGTATAAGCAAGGCGCGATAGATGCAACCAACTTCAGCTATAACTATTCGTTTTTTGAAGGCGATAATTTGATGGGTATATTAGACTCCATCGACCATTATGTTAACATTGTACCTTCTGCTGATGGAGGAAGTGTCTTCAAGCAAACCGTCATCTACAATTGCAAAGGGGATGATAAACCATCTGCAGACATTCTTAACTTTGAAAAAGAAATATATGAGAAAACATATAAGGCTATCGAGGCTTATGCGGTCGCACATCCTGAAACTTATTAA